The Fragaria vesca subsp. vesca linkage group LG2, FraVesHawaii_1.0, whole genome shotgun sequence genome includes a window with the following:
- the LOC101292564 gene encoding DNA repair helicase UVH6-like yields MKFQIDDITVYFPYDHIYPEQYAYMLELKRTLDARGHCLLEMPTGTGKTIALLSLITSYTLSKPHNPVKLIYCTRTVHEMEKTLAELKLLHNYQLRHLGNHAAILAIGLSSRKNLCVNPTVLAAENRDSVDAACRKLTASWVRAAAVANPNVPSCEFFEQFERDREGTVLPPGVYTLQDLRAFGKAKRWCPYFLARRMVEAANVVVYSYQYLLDPKVAGIISKEMQKESVVVFDEAHNIDNVCIEALSVSVRRQTLEGARRNLSKMQQEIERFKATDAGRLRQEYNRLVEGLAQGGNLPMTDAWLQNPALPDDILKEAVPGNIRKADHFLHVLRRLVQYLEDRLGNENVEKELPLVFVKSINTQAGIDQKTLKFCYDRLHSLMMTLEITDTDEFLHIQTICDFATLVGTYARGFSIIFEPFDERMPHIPDPVLQLSCHDASLAIKPVFDRFQSVVITSGTLSPIDLYPRLLNFNPVVSRSFTMSLTRECICPMVLTRGSDQLPVSTKFDMRSDLGVVRNYGRLLLEMVSVVPDGVVCFFVSYSYMDGIVNSWNESGILKEIMQHKLVFIETQDVVETTLALDNYRKACDCGRGAVFFSVARGKVAEGIDFDRHYGRLVIMYGVPFQYTLSKILVARLEYLRENFQIKEGDFLTFDALRQAAQCVGRVIRSKADYGMMIFADKRYSRHDKRSKLPGWILSHLRDAHLNLSTDMALHIAREFLRKMAQPYDKTGSSSGRKTLLSQDDLERMGQGITDEMLF; encoded by the exons ATGAAGTTCCAGATAGACGACATCACCGTATACTTCCCCTACGACCACATCTACCCAGAACAATACGCCTACATGCTCGAACTCAAACGCACTCTCGACGCGCGCGGCCACTGCCTCCTCGAAATGCCCACCGGCACTGGCAAAACCATCGCCCTCCTCTCCCTCATCACCAGCTACACTCTCTCCAAGCCCCACAACCCCGTCAAGCTCATCTACTGCACCCGCACCGTCCACGAGATGGAGAAGACCCTCGCCGAGCTCAAGCTCCTCCACAACTACCAGCTCCGCCACCTCGGAAACCACGCCGCGATCCTCGCCATCGGCCTCTCCAGCCGGAAGAACCTCTGCGTTAACCCTACCGTCCTCGCCGCCGAGAATCGCGACTCCGTCGACGCCGCGTGCCGGAAACTGACGGCCAGCTGGGTCCGCGCCGCGGCGGTTGCGAACCCTAATGTCCCGAGCTGTGAGTTTTTCGAGCAGTTCGAGAGGGACCGGGAGGGTACGGTGTTGCCTCCTGGGGTTTACACATTGCAG GATTTGAGGGCGTTTGGGAAGGCGAAAAGGTGGTGCCCTTATTTTTTGGCGAGGAGAATGGTGGAGGCGGCCAATGTGGTGGTTTATAGCTATCAGTATTTGCTGGATCCCAAGGTGGCGGGGATTATATCCAAGGAGATGCAGAAGGAGTCGGTTGTGGTGTTTGATGAGGCTCATAATATCGACAATGTGTGTATTGAGGCACTTAGTGTCAGTGTGAGGAGGCAGACGCTTGAGGGGGCCAGGAGGAATCTCAGTAAGATGCAGCAGGAAATTGAAAG GTTCAAGGCCACAGACGCAGGAAGATTGCGACAAGAATACAACCGGCTAGTTGAGGGTTTGGCACAAGGAGGAAACCTACCCA TGACGGATGCTTGGCTTCAGAATCCTGCCCTACCTGACGATATTCTGAAGGAGGCTGTGCCCGGGAATATTCGCAAAGCAGATCATTTTCTGCATGTCTTACGAAGATTGGTCCAGTATCTTGAAGACCGTCTTGGAAATGAGAATGTTGAGAAGGAGCTCCCTCTTGTCTTTGTTAAGTCTATTAATACCCAGGCTGGAATTGACCAGAAAACTCTCAAGTTCTGCTATGATCGTCTGCACTCACTCATGATGACATTAGAAATTACTGACACGGATGAATTCTTACACATCCAAACTATATGCGACTTTGCGACGCTTGTGGGAACATATGCTCGTGGTTTCTCTATCATATTTGAGCCATTTGACGAGAGAATGCCACACATTCCTGATCCTGTTTTGCAG CTTAGTTGTCATGATGCTTCTCTTGCCATAAAGCCTGTATTTGATCGATTTCAATCAGTTGTGATTACATCTGGAACCCTGAGCCCAATTGATCTCTATCCCCGTCTTCTCAATTTTAACCCTGTTGTGAGTCGAAGCTTTACAATGTCACTAACCAGAGAATGCATATGCCCAATGGTTCTCACCCGTGGAAG TGATCAGCTTCCTGTTAGTACAAAATTTGATATGAGAAGTGATCTCGGAGTGGTAAGGAATTATGGGAGGCTTCTGCTGGAGATGGTTTCTGTTGTTCCAGATGGGGTTGTATGTTTTTTCGTCAGCTACTCATATATGGATGGTATAGTGAACAGCTGGAATGAAAGTGGAATATTAAAG GAGATAATGCAGCATAAGCTCGTGTTTATTGAGACCCAGGACGTGGTAGAGACGACTTTGGCTTTGGACAACTACCGCAAAGCTTGCGATTGTGGGAGAGGTGCTGTCTTCTTTTCTGTAGCGAG GGGAAAGGTAGCTGAAGGAATAGACTTTGATCGTCATTATGGACGATTGGTCATCATGTACGGTGTTCCTTTTCAGTACACGTTAAGCAA GATTTTGGTTGCGCGGCTCGAGTACTTGAGGGAGAACTTTCAGATAAAGGAAGGAGATTTCTTGACCTTCGATGCTTTG AGACAAGCTGCCCAATGTGTCGGCAGGGTCATCCGATCAAAAGCGGACTACGGAATGATGATTTTCGCGGATAAAAG ATATAGCCGACATGACAAGCGGTCTAAGTTGCCAGGATGGATCCTCTCTCATCTGAGGGATGCACACCTCAACTTGAGCACAGATATGGCTCTCCATATAGCACGAGAG TTCCTCAGAAAGATGGCCCAGCCATATGACAAGACTGGCAGCAGCAGCGGCAGGAAGACACTCCTGTCCCAGGATGACTTGGAGAGGATGGGCCAAGGAATCACTGATGAAATGTTGTTCTAG